The Mycolicibacterium doricum genome includes a region encoding these proteins:
- a CDS encoding acyltransferase family protein produces MMTLAPHRPAAGTDAGTVRPTATGTRSSGFYRHDLDGLRGVAIALVAVFHVWFGRVSGGVDVFLALSGFFFGGRLLRMVLTQGAPMRPFPELSRLVRRLLPALVVVLAASAVLTILIQPETRWETFADQSLASLGYYQNWELAITSSDYLRAGETVSPLQHIWSMSVQGQFYIAFLALIFTVGLLFRRILHRHLRTILVVLLTTLTIASFVYAVVAHNDDQATAYYNSFARAWELLLGALAGALVPYIRWPMWLRSIVATVALAAILACGWFVDGVEEFPGPWALVPVGAAIAFILSAANRGPAGRLPTPNRLLATRVFVTLGSMAYSLYLWHWPLLIFWLAYTGESRVDFWQGAAVLAVSAALAWLTMHYIEEPLRYRGPAPAVATAPLRARLRRPTIALGSVVALLGVALTATSFTWREHVTVQRANGEELVSLSTQDYPGAMALIDKVRVAKLPMRPSVLEAKKDLPASTIDGCISDFDNVGVINCTYGDKTAPRTIALAGGSHAEHWITALDRLGRTHDFKVVTYLKMGCPLTTEETPLVMGDNRPYPKCHEWNSRVMPKLLADKPDYVFTTSTRPWNIKDGDVMPSTYLGIWEALSRNNIPILAMRDTPWLVRDGQPYVPADCLADGGDAVSCGIERSEVLSDDNPTLAYVNRFPMLKPLDMSDAVCRKDYCRVVEGNVLLYHDAHHISTTYMRTMTAELGRQIAAATGWW; encoded by the coding sequence ATGATGACCCTCGCCCCCCACCGGCCGGCGGCTGGCACCGACGCGGGAACCGTCCGGCCCACCGCGACGGGGACCCGGTCTTCGGGCTTCTACCGCCATGACCTGGACGGTTTGCGCGGTGTCGCGATCGCGCTCGTCGCGGTCTTCCACGTATGGTTCGGTCGCGTCTCCGGTGGCGTCGACGTCTTCCTGGCCCTGTCGGGGTTCTTCTTCGGCGGCCGGTTGCTACGCATGGTGTTGACCCAGGGCGCCCCGATGCGCCCCTTCCCCGAATTGTCCCGGCTGGTGCGGCGGCTGTTGCCCGCGCTGGTGGTGGTGCTGGCGGCGTCGGCGGTCTTGACCATCCTCATCCAGCCGGAGACCCGGTGGGAGACGTTCGCCGACCAGAGCCTGGCCAGCCTCGGGTACTACCAGAACTGGGAGCTGGCGATCACCTCGTCGGACTACCTGCGGGCCGGTGAGACGGTCAGCCCCCTGCAGCACATCTGGTCGATGTCGGTGCAGGGTCAGTTCTACATCGCCTTCCTGGCCCTGATCTTCACCGTCGGGCTGCTGTTTCGGCGGATTCTGCACCGGCACCTGCGCACGATCCTGGTGGTGCTCCTGACCACGCTCACCATCGCCTCGTTCGTCTACGCCGTCGTCGCCCACAACGACGACCAGGCCACGGCGTACTACAACAGCTTCGCCAGGGCGTGGGAGCTGCTGCTCGGTGCGCTGGCCGGGGCGCTCGTGCCCTACATCCGGTGGCCGATGTGGCTGCGCAGCATCGTGGCCACCGTCGCGCTGGCGGCGATCCTGGCGTGCGGCTGGTTCGTCGACGGTGTCGAGGAGTTCCCCGGTCCGTGGGCGCTGGTCCCGGTCGGGGCCGCCATCGCCTTCATTCTGTCGGCCGCCAACCGCGGGCCGGCCGGCCGCCTGCCGACCCCCAACCGGTTACTGGCCACCAGAGTATTCGTGACGCTGGGGTCGATGGCCTACTCGCTGTACCTGTGGCACTGGCCGCTCCTGATCTTCTGGCTGGCCTACACCGGGGAATCCCGTGTCGACTTTTGGCAGGGCGCCGCGGTGCTCGCCGTGTCCGCGGCGTTGGCGTGGCTGACGATGCACTACATCGAGGAACCACTACGCTACCGCGGCCCCGCGCCCGCCGTCGCGACCGCACCGCTGCGGGCTCGGCTGCGCAGACCCACGATCGCGCTGGGCTCGGTGGTCGCGTTGCTGGGCGTGGCGCTGACCGCGACGTCGTTCACCTGGCGCGAGCACGTCACCGTCCAACGCGCCAACGGTGAGGAACTGGTCAGCCTCTCCACGCAGGACTATCCGGGGGCGATGGCCCTGATCGACAAGGTTCGGGTGGCCAAGCTGCCGATGCGCCCGTCGGTGCTCGAGGCCAAGAAGGACCTGCCCGCCAGCACCATCGACGGCTGCATCAGCGACTTCGACAATGTCGGGGTCATCAACTGCACCTACGGCGACAAGACGGCGCCGCGGACCATCGCGCTGGCCGGCGGCTCCCACGCCGAGCACTGGATCACCGCGCTCGACCGGCTCGGCAGGACCCACGATTTCAAGGTCGTCACCTACCTCAAGATGGGCTGCCCGCTGACCACCGAGGAGACGCCGCTGGTGATGGGCGACAACCGGCCGTATCCCAAGTGCCACGAGTGGAACTCGCGGGTCATGCCGAAACTGCTTGCCGACAAACCGGATTATGTGTTCACCACCTCGACGCGGCCGTGGAACATCAAGGACGGCGATGTGATGCCGTCGACATACCTCGGCATCTGGGAAGCCCTGTCGAGGAACAACATCCCGATTCTGGCGATGCGAGACACTCCGTGGTTGGTGCGCGACGGCCAACCGTACGTCCCCGCGGACTGCCTGGCCGACGGCGGTGATGCGGTGTCCTGCGGCATCGAGCGCTCCGAGGTACTCTCCGACGACAATCCGACACTTGCCTATGTCAACCGGTTCCCGATGCTCAAACCGCTGGACATGAGCGACGCGGTGTGTCGGAAGGACTACTGCCGCGTGGTGGAGGGAAATGTCTTGCTGTACCACGACGCTCACCACATCTCCACGACCTACATGCGCACCATGACCGCCGAACTGGGACGTCAGATCGCCGCCGCCACCGGCTGGTGGTGA
- the glgX gene encoding glycogen debranching protein GlgX, with amino-acid sequence MSPHTVWPGEAYPLGATYDGAGTNFSLFSEVADRVELCLIAKDGSEERVNLDEVDGYVWHAYLPTVTPGQRYGFRVYGPWDPRAGHRCDASKLLLDPYGKSFYGAFRFGQALYSYDLDAEDLASGGIPPRMDSLGHTMTSVVINPFFQWGSDRPPRTPYHDTVIYEAHVKGMTQRHPAIPAELRGTYAGLCHPAIIDHLESLNVTAIELMPVHQFMHDHRLLDLGLRNYWGYNSFGFFAPHDQYAANQHAGGAVAEFKAMVRSFHAAGIEVILDVVYNHTAEGNHLGPTVNFRGIDNAAYYRLLDGDLRLYKDFTGTGNSLNARHPHTLQLIMDSLRYWVVEMHVDGFRFDLASTLARELHDVDRLSAFFDLVQQDPVVSQVKLIAEPWDVGEGGYQVGNFPGLWTEWNGKYRDTVRDYWRGEPATLGEFASRLTGSSDLYEATGRRPSASINFVTCHDGFTLHDLVSYNEKHNEANGEANRDGESHNRSWNCGVEGPTDDPRINALRGRQMRNMLATLMCSQGTPMIAHGDEIGRTQHGNNNVYCQDTELSWMDWSLCETNADLLEFTRKVVAFRKRHPVFRRRRFFEGKPIRSAGQFHDIAWLTPAGTEMTPEDWGTGLGRCVAVFLNGQAIPTPNERGERVVDDSFLLCFNAHDHAQDFVTPDGDYAEMWTADLDTADPTGNTDVVVPAGEKISVQPRSLLVLRKTA; translated from the coding sequence GTGAGCCCGCACACCGTCTGGCCCGGTGAGGCCTACCCGTTGGGCGCGACGTACGACGGGGCGGGCACCAACTTCTCGCTCTTCTCAGAGGTCGCCGATCGCGTCGAGTTGTGCCTCATCGCCAAGGACGGTAGCGAGGAACGCGTCAACCTCGACGAGGTCGACGGGTACGTCTGGCACGCGTACCTGCCCACCGTCACTCCCGGCCAGCGCTACGGGTTCCGAGTGTACGGACCGTGGGATCCGCGGGCAGGACACCGGTGCGACGCCAGCAAGCTGCTGCTCGATCCGTACGGCAAATCGTTCTACGGCGCCTTCCGTTTCGGCCAGGCGCTGTACTCCTACGACCTCGACGCCGAGGATCTCGCCTCGGGCGGCATTCCGCCACGGATGGACTCGCTCGGGCACACGATGACCAGCGTCGTGATCAACCCGTTCTTCCAGTGGGGTTCCGACCGCCCGCCGCGCACCCCCTACCACGACACCGTGATCTACGAAGCCCACGTCAAGGGGATGACCCAGCGGCATCCCGCCATCCCCGCGGAGTTGCGCGGCACCTACGCCGGGCTCTGCCACCCGGCCATCATCGACCACCTCGAGTCGCTCAACGTCACCGCCATCGAGCTCATGCCGGTACACCAGTTCATGCACGATCACCGACTGCTCGATCTCGGGTTGCGAAACTACTGGGGTTATAACAGTTTCGGCTTCTTCGCCCCGCATGACCAGTACGCCGCCAACCAGCACGCGGGCGGTGCGGTCGCCGAGTTCAAGGCCATGGTGCGATCCTTCCACGCGGCGGGTATCGAGGTCATCCTCGATGTCGTCTACAACCACACCGCCGAGGGCAACCACCTCGGGCCCACCGTCAACTTCCGCGGTATCGACAACGCCGCCTACTACCGGCTGCTCGACGGGGACCTGCGACTCTACAAGGACTTCACGGGGACCGGCAACAGCCTCAACGCCCGCCACCCGCACACGCTGCAGCTGATCATGGATTCGTTGCGGTACTGGGTGGTGGAGATGCATGTCGACGGGTTCCGCTTCGACCTGGCCTCGACGCTGGCCCGCGAGCTGCACGACGTGGACCGGCTGAGCGCGTTCTTCGACCTGGTGCAGCAGGATCCGGTGGTCAGTCAGGTGAAGCTCATCGCCGAGCCCTGGGATGTCGGCGAGGGCGGCTATCAGGTCGGGAACTTCCCGGGTTTGTGGACCGAGTGGAACGGGAAGTATCGCGACACTGTGCGCGACTACTGGCGGGGAGAGCCCGCAACCCTGGGCGAATTCGCCTCCCGGCTGACGGGATCATCAGACCTCTACGAGGCCACCGGACGGCGCCCCAGTGCGTCGATCAACTTCGTCACCTGCCACGACGGCTTCACGTTGCACGATCTGGTGTCTTACAACGAGAAACACAACGAAGCCAACGGCGAGGCCAACCGCGACGGCGAGAGCCACAACCGGTCATGGAACTGCGGGGTGGAAGGTCCCACCGACGATCCGAGAATCAACGCGTTGCGCGGCAGGCAGATGCGCAACATGCTGGCGACGCTGATGTGCAGCCAGGGCACCCCGATGATCGCCCACGGGGACGAAATCGGCCGGACTCAGCACGGCAACAACAACGTCTACTGCCAGGACACCGAACTGTCCTGGATGGACTGGTCGCTGTGCGAGACGAACGCCGACCTGCTGGAGTTCACCCGCAAGGTGGTCGCGTTCCGCAAGCGTCACCCGGTGTTCCGGCGCCGGCGGTTCTTCGAGGGTAAACCGATCCGCAGTGCCGGGCAGTTCCATGACATCGCCTGGCTGACACCCGCAGGCACCGAGATGACCCCCGAGGACTGGGGCACCGGCCTGGGCAGGTGCGTGGCGGTCTTCCTCAACGGCCAGGCGATCCCGACCCCGAACGAACGCGGCGAACGGGTCGTCGACGATTCGTTCCTGTTGTGCTTCAACGCCCACGACCACGCGCAGGACTTCGTTACCCCCGACGGCGATTACGCCGAGATGTGGACCGCCGACCTGGACACCGCCGATCCGACCGGGAACACCGACGTCGTCGTCCCGGCCGGCGAGAAGATCTCGGTGCAACCCCGATCGCTGCTCGTGCTCCGGAAGACCGCCTGA
- the treY gene encoding malto-oligosyltrehalose synthase, protein MPARPVLSTYRLQMRGDAFTIADAEALVDYLDHLGISHLYLSPILTAVEGSIHGYDVTDPTTVSAALGGAEALASLSAAAKARGMGLVVDIVPNHVGVDDPTQNTWWWDLLTHGRDSTYADYFDVDWTADPDGRILLPVLGSDGDVADLSVDGDTLRLGDLVFPIAPGTGEGAGPDVHDHQHYRLIGWKRGICGYRRFFSITSLAGLRQEDRAVFDATHTEVKRWFTEELVDGIRIDHPDGLSDPPGYLGWLRELVGPQAWIVIEKILAVDEPLDPTLPVAGTTGYDALREVGGVFVDPAGAEALGTLYESTGVAYADMARTARALKVQAVSATLGSELARLCRTIVAATGQDHDDLPDAVAAVISHLGVYRSDYPALATVLPVAIAETLTEQPRFAPSLQIMSAAMSGSRETAVRFQQLCGAATAKAMEDCLFYRDARLVSLNEVGGEPEWFGVSTAEFHQRAATRAAMWPHAMTTLSTHDTKRGEDVRARIGVLSQVPSLWAQYVRAWAERTPPPDSGTGLFLLQNIFGVWPVDGVVTDELRERLHAYAEKAIREAATHTTWNDPDSEFESGVHAWLDSVIDGPVGTELTRLVEQLDPHARNDSLGQKLLALTGPGVPDVYQGTELWEDSLVDPDNRRPVDYPARRTELQALRHPKMRVMRAALHARRDRPATFLEGGYTPLLARGAAADHVVAFLRGGDVLTAVSRHTVRLRETGWGDTALTLPDGDWTDRITGATFTGTATAADLFAELPAVLLERDDA, encoded by the coding sequence ATGCCCGCCCGCCCGGTACTGTCGACCTATCGGTTACAGATGCGCGGTGACGCCTTCACCATCGCGGACGCCGAGGCCCTGGTGGACTACCTCGACCACCTCGGGATCTCGCATCTCTACCTGTCCCCGATCCTGACCGCCGTCGAGGGTTCGATCCACGGCTACGACGTCACCGATCCCACGACGGTGTCGGCTGCTCTCGGCGGCGCCGAGGCGCTCGCGTCGCTGTCGGCGGCGGCGAAGGCTCGTGGAATGGGCCTGGTGGTCGACATCGTGCCCAACCACGTCGGCGTCGACGATCCGACCCAGAACACCTGGTGGTGGGATCTGCTCACCCACGGCCGCGATTCCACATACGCGGACTACTTCGACGTCGACTGGACCGCGGACCCGGACGGCAGGATTCTGCTTCCCGTGCTGGGGTCCGACGGCGACGTCGCGGATCTCAGCGTGGACGGCGACACGCTGCGCCTGGGCGACCTGGTGTTCCCCATCGCACCGGGCACCGGTGAGGGCGCCGGCCCCGATGTCCACGACCACCAGCACTACCGGCTGATCGGGTGGAAACGCGGCATCTGCGGATACCGCCGATTCTTCTCGATCACCTCCCTCGCGGGACTGCGCCAGGAAGACCGCGCGGTGTTCGATGCGACCCACACCGAGGTCAAGCGGTGGTTCACCGAAGAGCTCGTCGACGGCATCCGCATCGACCACCCCGACGGTCTGTCCGACCCTCCGGGCTATCTGGGGTGGCTGCGGGAACTCGTCGGCCCGCAAGCGTGGATCGTGATCGAAAAGATCCTCGCTGTAGACGAACCGCTGGATCCGACACTGCCGGTGGCGGGCACCACCGGGTACGACGCGCTGCGCGAGGTCGGCGGGGTGTTCGTCGACCCGGCCGGCGCCGAAGCGCTCGGCACACTCTACGAGTCCACCGGTGTGGCCTACGCCGACATGGCGCGGACCGCCCGGGCGCTCAAAGTGCAGGCCGTGAGCGCCACGCTGGGCAGTGAGCTGGCCCGACTGTGCCGCACGATCGTCGCCGCCACCGGTCAGGATCACGACGACCTGCCGGACGCGGTCGCCGCGGTGATCAGCCACCTCGGCGTGTACCGATCCGACTATCCGGCGCTGGCGACGGTGCTACCGGTGGCGATCGCCGAAACTCTTACCGAGCAGCCACGCTTCGCACCGTCCCTGCAGATCATGTCGGCGGCGATGTCCGGTAGCCGGGAGACCGCGGTGCGGTTCCAGCAGTTGTGCGGCGCGGCCACCGCGAAGGCCATGGAGGACTGCCTGTTCTACCGGGACGCCCGCCTGGTCTCGCTCAACGAGGTCGGCGGCGAACCCGAGTGGTTCGGCGTCAGCACCGCGGAGTTCCATCAGCGCGCCGCAACCCGGGCGGCCATGTGGCCGCATGCGATGACGACACTGTCGACCCACGACACCAAACGCGGTGAGGACGTGCGGGCCCGCATCGGCGTGCTGTCCCAAGTGCCCTCGCTGTGGGCACAGTACGTTCGAGCCTGGGCGGAGCGCACTCCGCCGCCCGATTCCGGCACGGGGCTTTTCCTGCTGCAGAACATCTTCGGGGTCTGGCCGGTCGACGGTGTCGTGACCGACGAGCTTCGTGAGCGGTTACACGCCTACGCCGAGAAGGCGATCCGCGAGGCGGCCACCCACACCACGTGGAACGATCCGGACAGCGAGTTCGAAAGCGGCGTGCATGCGTGGCTCGACAGCGTGATCGACGGCCCGGTCGGCACAGAACTCACCCGACTCGTCGAACAACTCGACCCGCATGCCCGCAACGACAGCCTCGGCCAGAAGCTCCTGGCGCTGACCGGGCCCGGCGTCCCCGACGTCTACCAGGGCACCGAACTGTGGGAGGACAGCCTGGTCGATCCGGACAACCGCCGTCCGGTCGACTACCCGGCTCGCCGCACCGAACTGCAGGCGTTGCGACATCCGAAGATGCGCGTGATGCGCGCCGCTCTGCACGCCCGCCGCGACCGGCCGGCCACGTTCCTCGAGGGCGGCTATACACCGCTGCTCGCGCGCGGAGCGGCCGCCGACCACGTGGTCGCGTTCCTGCGGGGCGGGGACGTGCTGACCGCGGTCAGCCGCCACACCGTGCGGTTACGGGAGACCGGGTGGGGGGATACCGCTTTGACCCTTCCCGACGGGGATTGGACCGACCGCATCACCGGCGCCACGTTCACCGGCACCGCCACTGCTGCCGACCTGTTCGCCGAACTGCCCGCCGTGCTGCTGGAGCGTGATGATGCCTGA
- the treZ gene encoding malto-oligosyltrehalose trehalohydrolase, protein MPEFAVWAPLPERVQLDVDGVLHPMTRGDDDWWRAEVDAAPDARYGFVLDDDPKVLPDPRSPRQPDGVHGRSQLWQPAPDAWTDGDWAGRNIEGSEKGQVIYELHTGTFTPNGTFDAAIDKLDHLVDLGVDFVELMPVNAFGGSHGWGYDGVLWYAVHEPYGGPDALIRLIDACHRRGLGVLIDAVFNHLGPSGNYLPKFGPYLSSGSNPWGESINLADAGADEVRRYILDCALRWMRDFHADGLRLDAVHALVDTTAIHILEEMSAETDALARELGRPLSLIAESDMNDPRLITPRDQGGLGMTAQWDDDIHHAIHAAVSGETQGYYRDWGSVEALAQTLRNGYFHAGTYSSFRQRRHGRPLDTATIPATRLLAYTLTHDQVGNRAVGDRPSQNLDTGQLAVKAALALGSPYTAMLFMGEEWGSSSPFQFFSSHPEPELARATAEGRKSEFAEHGWDADEIPDPQDPQTFLRSKLKWDEVDEEDHGRLLALYRDLIALRHNEPDLADPWLDHLRIDHDEAQRWIVMHRGDLSIACNLGADAVTVPVSGEVVLAWGDPAADGDGTRLDGHSFAVLRTA, encoded by the coding sequence ATGCCTGAATTCGCGGTGTGGGCGCCGCTGCCCGAGCGTGTCCAGCTCGACGTCGACGGCGTGCTGCACCCGATGACGCGCGGTGACGACGACTGGTGGCGCGCCGAGGTGGACGCCGCACCCGACGCCCGGTACGGCTTCGTCCTCGACGACGACCCGAAGGTACTGCCCGACCCGCGTTCGCCGCGTCAGCCCGACGGCGTGCACGGGCGGTCCCAGCTGTGGCAGCCGGCTCCCGACGCCTGGACCGACGGCGACTGGGCGGGCCGCAACATCGAGGGGTCCGAAAAAGGTCAAGTGATCTACGAACTGCACACGGGTACCTTCACCCCGAACGGCACGTTCGACGCCGCCATCGACAAACTCGACCACCTCGTCGACCTCGGCGTCGACTTCGTCGAACTGATGCCGGTCAACGCGTTCGGCGGCAGCCACGGCTGGGGGTACGACGGGGTGCTCTGGTACGCCGTGCACGAACCGTACGGCGGCCCCGACGCGCTGATCCGGTTGATCGACGCCTGCCATCGCCGCGGGCTCGGTGTACTGATCGACGCGGTGTTCAACCACCTCGGACCGTCGGGCAACTACCTGCCCAAGTTCGGCCCGTACCTGTCGTCGGGCAGCAATCCGTGGGGCGAGTCGATCAACCTCGCCGACGCCGGCGCCGACGAGGTGCGCCGCTACATCCTGGACTGCGCGCTGCGGTGGATGCGCGACTTCCACGCCGACGGTCTACGGCTGGACGCGGTGCACGCACTGGTCGACACCACCGCGATCCACATCCTCGAAGAGATGTCCGCCGAAACCGATGCGCTGGCACGCGAGCTGGGCCGGCCGCTTTCGCTGATCGCCGAGAGCGACATGAACGACCCCCGCCTGATCACGCCGCGCGACCAGGGTGGCCTCGGCATGACCGCGCAGTGGGACGACGACATCCACCACGCCATCCATGCCGCGGTGTCGGGTGAGACGCAGGGCTACTACCGCGACTGGGGCAGCGTCGAGGCGCTGGCACAGACCCTGCGCAACGGATACTTCCACGCCGGGACCTACTCGTCGTTCCGGCAGCGCCGCCACGGCCGCCCACTGGACACCGCCACCATCCCGGCCACGCGGCTGCTGGCCTACACCCTCACCCACGACCAGGTCGGCAACCGGGCGGTCGGCGACCGGCCGTCGCAGAACCTCGACACCGGCCAACTCGCCGTCAAGGCCGCCCTTGCCCTCGGATCGCCTTACACCGCAATGCTTTTCATGGGCGAGGAGTGGGGATCGTCGTCACCGTTCCAGTTCTTCAGCAGCCATCCGGAACCGGAACTGGCCCGCGCGACCGCCGAGGGACGCAAGAGCGAGTTCGCCGAACACGGGTGGGACGCCGACGAGATCCCCGATCCCCAGGATCCGCAAACTTTCCTGCGCTCGAAGCTGAAATGGGACGAGGTCGACGAGGAGGACCACGGCCGCCTGCTCGCGCTCTACCGGGACCTGATCGCGCTGCGGCACAACGAGCCGGACTTGGCCGACCCGTGGCTGGACCATCTGCGGATCGACCACGACGAGGCGCAGCGTTGGATCGTGATGCACCGGGGCGACCTGTCGATCGCGTGCAATCTCGGCGCCGACGCGGTGACCGTGCCGGTCAGCGGTGAGGTGGTGCTCGCCTGGGGCGACCCGGCCGCCGACGGCGACGGGACGCGGTTGGATGGGCATTCCTTCGCGGTGCTGCGAACCGCCTGA
- the ilvA gene encoding threonine ammonia-lyase IlvA, translating to MSAELSQTPRTSPITAADIDEAAQRILDVVVRTPLQYSERLSEVTGADIYLKREDLQAVRSYKLRGAFNLLAQLTDEEIAAGVVCSSAGNHAQGFAMACRTMGIKGRVYVPAKTPKQKRDRIRYHGREFIELITVGTTYDLAAAAAIDDVARTGATLVPPYDDVRTMAGQGTIAAEILEDLDDEPDLVIVPVGGGGCIAGITTYLAERTTGTAVLGVEPAGAASMIAALSAGEPVTLDHVDQFVDGAAVNRAGRLPFAALQAAGDMVSLTTVDEGAVCTAMLDLYQNEGIIAEPAGALSVAGLLETTVDPGSTVVCLISGGNNDVSRYGEILERSLVHLGLKHYFLVDFPQEPGALRRFLDEVLGPNDDITLFEYVKRNNRETGEALVGIELGSAADFDGLFSRMRDSDMHVEALEPGSPAYRYLL from the coding sequence GTGTCCGCTGAACTGAGCCAAACCCCCCGTACGTCGCCGATCACCGCGGCCGACATCGACGAGGCGGCTCAGCGGATTCTCGACGTCGTCGTTCGCACGCCGCTGCAGTACTCGGAGCGCCTGTCGGAGGTCACCGGCGCCGACATCTACCTCAAGCGCGAAGATCTGCAGGCGGTGCGGTCCTACAAGCTGCGCGGTGCGTTCAACCTGCTCGCCCAGCTCACCGACGAGGAGATCGCTGCTGGTGTGGTGTGCTCGTCGGCGGGCAACCACGCGCAGGGCTTCGCCATGGCGTGCCGGACGATGGGCATCAAGGGCCGGGTGTACGTCCCGGCGAAGACGCCGAAGCAGAAGCGCGACCGCATCCGCTATCACGGCCGCGAGTTCATCGAGTTGATCACCGTCGGGACCACCTACGATCTGGCGGCCGCGGCCGCGATCGACGACGTCGCCCGCACCGGCGCCACCCTCGTTCCCCCCTACGACGACGTGCGGACCATGGCGGGGCAGGGCACCATCGCCGCCGAGATCCTCGAGGACCTCGACGACGAACCGGATCTGGTGATCGTTCCGGTCGGTGGCGGTGGCTGCATCGCCGGCATCACGACCTATCTGGCCGAACGTACGACCGGCACCGCCGTGCTGGGCGTCGAGCCGGCCGGTGCGGCGTCGATGATCGCGGCGCTGAGTGCCGGTGAGCCGGTGACCCTGGACCACGTCGACCAGTTCGTCGACGGTGCGGCGGTCAACCGCGCCGGGCGTCTTCCGTTCGCCGCGCTGCAGGCTGCCGGCGACATGGTGTCGCTGACCACCGTCGACGAGGGCGCGGTCTGTACCGCGATGCTGGACCTGTACCAGAACGAGGGCATCATCGCCGAGCCCGCGGGCGCACTGTCGGTGGCCGGACTGCTCGAGACGACCGTCGACCCGGGTTCGACGGTGGTCTGCCTGATCTCCGGCGGCAACAACGACGTGTCCAGGTACGGTGAGATCCTCGAGCGCTCGCTGGTGCACCTTGGCCTCAAGCACTACTTTCTGGTCGACTTCCCGCAGGAGCCGGGTGCGTTGCGCCGGTTCCTCGACGAGGTGCTGGGTCCGAACGACGACATCACGCTGTTCGAGTACGTCAAGCGCAACAACCGGGAGACGGGGGAGGCGCTCGTCGGGATCGAACTCGGCTCAGCCGCCGACTTCGACGGGCTATTCAGCCGTATGCGTGACTCCGACATGCACGTCGAGGCGCTGGAGCCCGGTTCGCCGGCCTACCGCTACCTGCTCTGA
- a CDS encoding nitroreductase family deazaflavin-dependent oxidoreductase produces MPLTGEYEPSTMGWAREQAEKFMESGGTEGTELNGRPIILLTTVGAKTGKLRKTPLMRVEHQGEYAVVASLGGAPKHPVWYYNIKKNPRVELQDKTVTKEYDAREVFGQEKAEWWERAVEAFPDYADYQKKTEREIPVFVLTPVE; encoded by the coding sequence ATGCCACTCACCGGAGAATACGAACCCAGCACCATGGGCTGGGCGCGCGAACAGGCCGAGAAGTTCATGGAGTCGGGAGGCACCGAGGGCACCGAACTCAACGGCCGACCGATCATCCTGCTCACCACGGTCGGCGCCAAGACCGGCAAGCTGCGCAAAACGCCGTTGATGCGGGTCGAGCACCAGGGCGAGTATGCCGTGGTGGCATCGCTCGGTGGCGCCCCGAAGCATCCGGTCTGGTACTACAACATCAAGAAGAACCCGCGGGTCGAGCTGCAGGACAAGACCGTCACCAAGGAGTACGACGCGCGCGAGGTGTTCGGTCAGGAGAAGGCCGAATGGTGGGAGCGGGCGGTCGAGGCCTTTCCCGATTACGCCGACTACCAGAAGAAGACCGAGCGGGAGATCCCGGTCTTCGTCCTCACCCCGGTCGAGTGA